In Brassica rapa cultivar Chiifu-401-42 chromosome A06, CAAS_Brap_v3.01, whole genome shotgun sequence, a single window of DNA contains:
- the LOC103871825 gene encoding uncharacterized protein LOC103871825: MTSLKDALNVRVRKKGTKSVITVAVLLLTFCPLSACAPVLTIHSPDGDIIECINTLDQPSLNNPLLKKHVFQDYPSGMTKTEDGGFGWQVWHRNGTACPQGTVPVQRVEAEAELSQGKYGPLIPDAAERATKGHQYAVGFVEADLPIYGTKATLNVWNPVVESADDFSLAQIWVTSGNYKHNDLNTLETGWQVYPNKYGDRQARLFTYWTIDAYISSGCYNHYCKGFVHVNRHVVLGGAITGTSTFGGDQFDITLQIWKDPLSGHWWLGMGLNVVPIGYWPVELFTTLSAHASKVQWGGEVLYINSTGWVNVLFPHENYRIASNVHGTMISCYIYMN, translated from the exons ATGACGAGTTTGAAAGATGCACTAAATGTTCGAGTTAGAAAGAAAGGAACCAAGAGTGTGATCACAGTTGCGGTTTTGCTACTCACTTTCTGCCCACTTTCAGCATGCGCACCGGTCTTGACAATTCATAGCCCTGACGGAGATATCATAGAGTGCATCAACACACTGGATCAGCCCTCTTTAAACAATCCTCTGTTGAAAAAACACGTTTTCCAG GATTACCCCAGCGGCATGACGAAAACAGAAGATGGAGGATTTGGCTGGCAAGTCTGGCATCGCAATGGAACAGCGTGCCCCCAAGGAACAGTTCCTGTACAAAGAGTTGAAGCTGAAGCTGAGCTTTCACAGGGGAAGTACGGCCCCCTGATTCCCGATGCCGCAGAAAGAGCCACAAAAGGACATCAG TACGCTGTAGGGTTCGTGGAAGCAGATCTACCCATCTATGGAACCAAAGCCACTTTGAACGTCTGGAACCCCGTGGTGGAGTCAGCGGACGACTTCAGTCTGGCCCAAATCTGGGTAACGTCCGGGAATTACAAACACAACGACCTCAACACGCTTGAGACGGGTTGGCAG GTGTACCCGAACAAGTATGGCGATCGACAAGCTAGACTGTTCACATATTGGACg ATAGATGCATATATTAGCAGCGGGTGTTACAACCACTATTGCAAAGGGTTCGTACACGTCAACAGGCACGTCGTCCTAGGTGGAGCAATCACCGGGACTTCGACATTTGGGGGAGACCAGTTCGATATAACCTTGCAGATTTGGAAG GATCCACTTTCAGGCCATTGGTGGTTGGGGATGGGCCTGAATGTTGTCCCGATCGGTTACTGGCCCGTCGAACTATTCACGACACTGTCGGCTCACGCCTCCAAAGTACAGTGGGGCGGGGAAGTTTTATATATCAACAGCACCGGGTGGGTTAACGTGTTATTTCCCCACGAGAACTATCGTATAGCATCAAATGTCCACGGAACTATGATCTCGTGCTATATATACATGAACTGA
- the LOC103871824 gene encoding ras-related protein RABA5c-like, which produces MSENERGEDFIVGKSNLLTRYARNKFNTNSKAIIGVEFQTQSMLISGKKVKTQIWETVGQERFRAVTPAYYRRAVGAFIVYGITRISTFENVGGSMSSTVGSLLCFN; this is translated from the coding sequence ATGTCGGAAAATGAGAGAGGTGAAGACTTTATCGTCGGCAAATCCAATCTCCTCACCCGCTACGCTCGCAACAAGTTCAACACGAACTCAAAAGCCATCATTGGCGTCGAGTTTCAGACTCAGAGCATGCTCATCTCCGGTAAAAAGGTCAAAACTCAGATTTGGGAGACCGTAGGTCAAGAACGCTTCCGCGCTGTCACTCCCGCCTATTACCGTAGAGCCGTCGGAGCATTCATCGTCTATGGCATCACTCGCATCTCAACCTTCGAGAACGTTGGTGGCTCGATGAGCTCAACAGTAGGTTCTCTTCTCTGTTTCAATTGA